A segment of the Desulfitobacterium dehalogenans ATCC 51507 genome:
TTCGTTGTGCGCATAATACCATCCCAAACCGATTGACCTGTGCCATAGCGATTGTCAAAAAGGTATTTCATCTCAGCATCATTGACCGCAATCATGGGAAAGGCCAATTCTCCGTTCTTCTCCATGGCTCGTAACCTTAGGATGCCTGTAGTAGTCTCTTCAGCGCCTCCCTGTACCTTAGGCAATAATTCCCGGCGTTCTTTGTGGAGGGTAGATACCAAATCTCCACCATCATCAATAATATAATCCGGCTCAAAATCCAAAGCCTTGTGAAGATGTTGATGGTACTCTTCATCGGTGGCACCATACCAAGCATGGGCATGAACACCGCCGGCTACCAAGGCAGCGACCACATCATCCTGGGTGGATAAAGGATTGCTCGCCGCCACGGTAACTTCCGCTCCGCCAGCTTGAATCACTTTAGCCAGATAAGCAGTCTTTGCTTCTAAATGCAGGCAAATGGTCACTTTTTTACCCTTAAAGGGCAGCGTTTTCTCAAACTCTTCTCTTAAGGTGTTGAGAACCGGCATATGAGCTTGTACCCAATCAATTTTTAATTGTCCTTGCGGTGCCAATCCTATGTCCCGAATCGTTGATTCCATATTGTCCTGGCTAGGCCAGGTCACCCCCTCTTTTACTTTCATTTTCACTTTTGTATTTTCTGTATAACCTCAGCCAAATTCCTGGCAATTTGCGTAAAGTTAGCGGATTCATAATCCTCTATCTTGCCCAGATCCGACATTGTGGCCAAAACAGGGTCAATGGGTAATTGACCGAGATAGGGAATCTCATTTTGGGCGGCTTCCTCTTCCCCATGGGGTTTTCCAAAAATCTCAATTTGCTCCTCACACTGCGGGCAAGCAACATAGGCCATATTTTCTACCAAGCCATATAAGGTTGCGTCGTATTTTTTGACCATATTGATAGCCTTACGAACAATCATTCCCGCCAGCTGTTGAGGGCTGGTTACGATAACCACTCCGGATACCGGCAAGGATTGCATGACAGTAATGGGGACATCTCCTGTTCCGGGTGGTAGATCGATGAGCAGATAATCCAACTCCCCCCAAACGACATCCGTCCAGAACTGCTGCACCAATTGGGTAATGATTGAACCACGCCAGATCACCGGATCATCTTCGTTAGGAATCATTAGATTGAGGGACATCACTTTAATTCCATGTGAGGTTTCACCTGGAATAACCCCTACTTCATTCATATTGGCCTTATCCTTCAGTCCGAAAATTCTCGGAATGCTGGGTCCGGTTATATCCGCGTCCAATATCCCCACTTTAAAGCCTTGTCGTATTAAACTCACCGCAAGCATAGAGGTAACGGAGGATTTCCCCACTCCTCCTTTGCCACTCATGACCGCTATGACATTTTTGATATTGCTGGCTTGTTGGGCTTTTGTTTTTTCCGGTTGTGTGGGGCAGCTTCCCGTAGTACAGGAACTTGCCGATGGGCAGGATCCGCAGGCGTCACTCATGATC
Coding sequences within it:
- a CDS encoding Mrp/NBP35 family ATP-binding protein; this translates as MSDACGSCPSASSCTTGSCPTQPEKTKAQQASNIKNVIAVMSGKGGVGKSSVTSMLAVSLIRQGFKVGILDADITGPSIPRIFGLKDKANMNEVGVIPGETSHGIKVMSLNLMIPNEDDPVIWRGSIITQLVQQFWTDVVWGELDYLLIDLPPGTGDVPITVMQSLPVSGVVIVTSPQQLAGMIVRKAINMVKKYDATLYGLVENMAYVACPQCEEQIEIFGKPHGEEEAAQNEIPYLGQLPIDPVLATMSDLGKIEDYESANFTQIARNLAEVIQKIQK